Sequence from the Panthera tigris isolate Pti1 chromosome D3, P.tigris_Pti1_mat1.1, whole genome shotgun sequence genome:
gtttctacttctgtaaaatggagccatTGGGAGGGTAGTTGAAAGGAAGTTGGGTAAAAATTGCAGTAATAACTATTGTTATTGTTTTCCTTTACTCCTAGCACACAGCCCCAAGACCACTCTTGACGCCTTCAGCCGTGCTATGCATGCCAGAGGTCCCCCTGGCCCACTGTCCCCGGCGCTGCCTCTTGCCTCCTCTGTCCTGATGCTGCTGCTGAGCTGCCTGTGGCTGGTGGGGGCTGGCCCCAGCCTTGCCCTGGCCCCAGAGCTGCTGCTGGACCCTTGGCAGGGTGAGAGCCAGCCCCATGGACCTTGGAAGAGGCAGGAGACTTAGGTAGGGCCTAAGACCAGTTCATAGGAGCGGCATGCATCATACACTGGTCAAGCAGAGAGAGGACCCAGTGCCCAGGGGGAGGTTGGCCTTGGACAGGAGCATGCCCAGCTCATCCACAGCCAAGAAGGGAGGGCGGAGCACCTAGGCAGAGGGGCCAGCAGAGCTGTGGTAGCCTGTGAGTAGGTATTCTTTTCAGATGGCTTCCTTTTTTGGtggttttctcttaaaataagaaCTAAGGCTTTCAGCTTAGTACAGGAATGTTCAGGAGGTCCTGGGAGTTTGAGGAGTGACCCCAGCTGAGTGTTTCCCAGCAGACGTTAAGTGACTCATCCATAGTTGGGTTGCTCTTGAGAAGACTGAGTGGTGTCTCCAGCATGTTCGGTTAACACAGTAGGGGAGCAGCCGCAGCATTTAGAAGCCCTTGGTCCCTTTCATGAGTAATTACAGTGCTGGCAGTGGGCAGACTTTGGCTcctggggagaggaggctggctTAGTGGGTATTCTGTAGAGGGTAACTACCACCCTGGGACAGCCTTGGGGGTTAGGGCCACTAACCTGGCACATAAGATCCTTTTCTCTCCCAGCACACCGTCTGCTGACCCACGTCCTGGGCCACACGGCCCTACCTGGCCTCCTCCTGAGCCTGCTGCTCCTGCCCACACTGGGCTGGTGGCAGGAGTGCCACCTGGGCACGCTGCGGTTCCTGCATGCCTCTGCCCTGCTCGCCCTGGCTGCTGGGCTAATGGGTGTGCTGCTGGCAGGCCTCGGGGTGCCCAGCGCAGCTGGTGGCTGTGGCTACATGCCTGTCCACCTGGCCATGCTGGCGGGGCAGGGTTACCACCCTAGACAGCCCCAGGGGGTACTGCCACCGTGGCTGCTGCCGTGGCTGCTGCTTGCTGTGACACCAGTGCTCAGCTCTGAGCCACCCTTCCTGCAGCTATTGTGCGGCCTCCTTGCTGGCCTCGCCTGTATCCTTTGCCTGGGTCCAGGGCCCACGTGGACATGTGGGTTCTGTGGCTGGGCCCCCAGAGGGGGAGGGAAGCGGCACAAGGAGGTCAGGTCCTTGCAGGTCAGCTGTGCAAACACATTCTGGGAGCATCTGTGAGTCTTCCTCTGGCCAgactgggcgggggtggggctgagggctAATGGCCAGGTAGAGGCACCAACTATAATATAAAGGGGAGCCCTCCCCTACGGAGGTGGCATCTGAGCTGAGATGTGCAGGATGAAGGGTTCAGGACAAGTGAAAAAGAGCAGGCCAGGCAGAGGGTGCAGGAAGTGCAAGGCCAGGGTGAGAGTGAGCCCCGGGGCTCAGCGCTGAAAGGTGGAACACGTGTGGCTGGCAGTGCAGGTGCATTGAACACAGGCTTTTGCTCCAAAGATGCTCCGTGCCTATTGGGGAAGCCGTGCCTTTGGAGAGAACAGTGGGCACAGGCTTACCCGCTGTGGCTTTTTAGGACTGGGGACACCAGTTGCCCAGGCCTGGCTGTATCCTGCAGTGGGGAGTACGTTGCCCTGGCTGAGGGCAATGAGGGGGGTGTCACTGGGCACAAGGGTGGGCCTTGAGTCAGACCGGAGAGTTCTGGGAACAGAGCAGGCAGGGGATGCCGGAGACGAGGGGATAGAGCTTTTGTGGGGAGATACACCTGCCTCCCCCTCTTACTGGCTGAGTAGCTTCGGGCAGGTTCCTTTTCCTAGAGCTGCTGACTAGGATGACAACACACCCCTTGCTGGGCCATAGTGAGGAGATGGATGTGAGGGAATGCCTGTCACCActtggcccagggcctggcatgcAGTGTGGGCTCACCCCTGCTGGTTTTGGTTTTCCTTGACCGGCCGCCCTGCCCTGGGCAGACAGATGCAGCCGGGGCCTTCCGGTGGCTGGAGCTCTCTGAGCGGCGGCTGCAAGCACTGCAGGAGGGCATCTTGTGCAGGGCCCTGGCAGAGTGCTGGCCGGTCAGACTCCTTCCTACCCCAGGCAGCCTGGCCGAGCTGCCGGTCACCCATCCTGCCGGAGTCAGGTGAGAGTGATGCCAAAGACGGCGGCCCCGCCGGTGTAATCCGCGGCAGTGCTGGCAGTCAGgccctcttctgcttctgcttctccagGCCTCCCGCCCCCGGACCTCTTTACACAGCCTCCCCTAGCCTCTGGTCCCGCAGCGAAGGCTCAGCCCACCTCCCGCCAGGCCTAGGGCCTGTGCAGCTGACCTGGGAGGGCTCCTCTGAGGTGGGCCTGGCCTGGACCGGGCCCGTCTTCCCCCCAGGGACCCCGCTGTGGGCAGCCCTGGATGAGCAGATGCTGCAGGAGGGGATCCAGGCCTCACTCCTTGAGGGGCCAGCCCAGTGTCCTGAGAGCCCACTACGGCTGCCTaagtcctctgtctcctctctgcggTAAGGcggttgggtgggggtggggtccccTGGTGCAGGGGCTGGAGGTGGCCCTGAcattccctccctgtccccccatcCCACAGGTTGCAGCAGCTGGAGCGCATGGGCTTCCCCACAGAGCAGGCAGTGGTGGCACTGGCAGCCACGGGCCGAGTGGAGGGTGCCGTGTCCCTGCTGGTTGAGGGGGAGGTGGGCACTGAGGCCTTAGTgactcaggggaggggcagacccgCCCACCCTGAGGGTCCTGGTCCCCCCTAGCACATGCAGGCCCTTGGGTGACGAGGGGCTTGGCCTGTGGTTGGGGAGTCGGAGCCCCAGCCCTGTCTGCTGAGAGTCACAGTGTGGTGCAGGAGAGGCACCTCTGGCACCCCACCCTGGCACCGTTCAGAATAAAAACAGTGCACTTTTTAACCTAGACCTCCTCGGGGGCAgcagttgtgtctgactcttctGTGTTGGCAGCAAgggggatgaatgaatgaatgagcggggAGGGACTGACCGATTTCAGGCGAACAGCTCCTTGATGTGCAGAGACCAAGGCTGAACTGCAGCCTCTTTCCTGGGGAAGCTACACCCTCCACCTCGGGGCATAGAAGACCCTCTGCTGAGGAGCCATCTTGTTTCCCAGCTGATTTCTACCCAGCCTTGGGTCTCAGCCTACACGGAGACCTTCCTTCAGGAAACCTCCCCCGATCCCCCAGGAATATCATCCCTTCGCTGCCTGCACCCTGACAGTGTCCCTGCTGGACAGGGGCCAGTTCAGTCAGTCTCCTGAGGCTCTGGAGCTGGTGGCTGTGCCCTGCTGGGCTCCCTGCACAGGAAGCAATGTGGGGGTGCCATGAGGGAGAAGCTTCCTCAGCTTGGAAGAGGCAGCTCCTCCCTTTTGGCCCTCCTCAGTCCTTGACCCCTtcccaggaaggggaggggcagactgagccagagggtggagggtggggcctGGGTGTGAGGCTGATGGGCTATGGGGAGAGGtaaggccaggggcgcctgggaagCTGGACTTTGAGGGGTGGTGCAGGGAACTGTGTGTCCTGGAGCAGCCTACAGACTAGTCGCCTGAGGGGGCTGTACCCCACGCTGGGGCCAGAGTAAAGGGGCTGTAGAGACCGGCCCTGCCGTTGGCCACAGGCAAGGGGCCAGAAACAGACTGGACAGCCTGAAGGTCATGCCGTCcttttatgggtgaggaaacagTCTTTGGGGGGGATGCTGCGGGTCACCCAATCTGGAAGCTGCCCCAAGGTCTGGCAGTTTCTTGCTCCTTGGGCTTCTCAGAAGCTGCAGCCATTGCCGAACACCTGGCCAGGGGATGGGGATGGTGTGAGCCTCTGCTCTGCTCACCTACCCCTGTGTGCCCCCCTGCCCAGCAGCACCTTGACGGCCCTCACAGTCCTGCTTTGCATGTGGGCAGGGAAGGCCaccaagaagagagaagaggctcctggccctgcccagcTGCACCCCATCTAAGCACACACCGAGACCAGGCCAGTGGGACATCAGGTTGGGTGCCTTTATTGGCTGGAGACCTCTTCCTCCAgggtgcccctccctctccatgCCTCCGCCCCCACTGGGAcatgggaggggctgggggctcaggagGCAGGACCTATGCAATGTCCTGCCTGTTGAGCTCAGGGTGGGGACCCAGCACCAGAAATCAAGGAGCGGAGGGCTGCGGTGGGCTCCCCGAGGTttggctggggaggaggaagaggcaagcCTGCCTTTCCCCACCAGCCCGTGTGTGCTAAGGGCCCAGAAGAACCCTAGCTCCAGCCACCCATCAGTGCCCACAGGCCTGGATGCCCGGGCAGCCCGTGAGAAAACCGAAGGCTTGAACCTGCCACCTCTTCCCTGCAGGGTTGCACCATCCTATTTCACAGAGGGAAATGGAAGCCGAAGGCCCTGAGCAAGGTCTCACCTCTTGCCTgggctgcccctccctctcagGCCACAGTCCCTTCTCAGCTTCATAGTAGGCAGACTTGCACGGGGTGTCAGGACCAAGACTTGCCTATCCCAAAGGCCTAGGTGGCAGAAGGGACCCTGAGGACATTAATAAATATGCATGGGCGGTCCCTGGAGGCAGTTGGCCAAGTCCAGGCTAGGAAGGGAAGCCAGGCCAGGTCTGCCCCTAGGGCCGCCCCTGCTCTCAGCCTCTCTCGTTGCGGCTCCTGGGGGCCACGATCCGGTAGTTGGCCGTGTGTCCTCCCCTCTTGCCCCGCAGGAGGCTGGGGGTGCCTGTGCCGGCAGGGCCTGCCCCCGACCCCTCTGGTTCTGccggagggaaggagagagtcaGGGTTAGTGAGGTCTGTATGAGGTGCCCATCTCCCTTCGGCcctctgggggctggggtgcTGGGCACTCTGCCCTGGCATCTGGGAGGCAGAGCTGTGAGAAAGGGTAGTTTGCAAGCTGATTAGTGTCTCCCCTTACCCCCTGGAGTTAGTAGCTCCCAGCCCAATGAGAGCACTCAAGGGTCTCTGATTTTCTCTGTGAAGGGGGGATAAATGAACCTGCCATGTTTCTGAAACGTTTAGCACGTAGTGAATGAATGATCCATACACGTATAGTTCTTTTCCACACTTTGGAATATAGGTGAATCATCCTCATTTTGTAGTTGGGTAAACTAAGGTCAGGGAACAGACTCAGGCCACCTGTGATGGGGAAGAGTTTAGGAAGgccaggctctgccactgaccTACTGTGCAGCTTTGGGCAAGTCTAACCTCTGTCAGAGGCTCAGTTGTCTCATCTCTAAAACCCGGGGGGATAGTTCCAGATAACACTGAGGTCCTGACCAGCTTCAATAATATTGAAATCAGTTCTAATTTGACTATGGTGAAATATGCCCCAACTGGAAATAAGGTATCCCCCAAGAGTGAAACAATAATTGGCATTTTTGCCACCTGGAaaactcatccttcaaaacccagagGAAGGCCtatcttctccaggaagccttctgccACTAACTTTAGTCCCTCTCTAAGTTAAACAAACAGGTCAGGTAGGTCAGGTTGGGCTATTTTCCCAGGGGAAGAGGAACATCCAAGGAGCAGAGCCCTAGGCTGGGGGACTTGGCTGAGCCTCCAAAGTCCTGGTCAAAGGGATGGACACTTGGTCTCTGGTGAGCACCAGCGTCCCATTGGGCCACTGCCAGGGGAATGGGCTATACCTTCATAATAATAACCGTCTAGCACCCTGACTCTGTGTGCCCCAGCCTCCCATGCACCTCTGGGCCGAAATTTGGGGCCTCTGGGACAGACTGATTTGTGTGTGCTCACAGTCAAGGGAGATTTGATGCCCTAAATCAGGGAGCATAGGAGGAgagtagcacagagcccagcctctAATATCAGCTAGGGCCAAGTCCTAAACCAAGTATAGAACCTCTGAGCCTCATCTGGAACATGGGGATAATACTGTGTCCCACCCTTGTGGTAAGTGTTTAAGGTACCCAGGAGTGGTTTTCATAATAAATGTTGGATTATTATGGTCACTAAATGTGTTTTTGACCCAGGTCTCCTGCAGGCCTGGTTACTGTTTGAGTTGCTCATGAGATGCTATTTTGACACAATCAAGTTCAGGGTCCTTGGTTTCCCCTGGCCCCACTCAGTGCCTGGCAGAACAGAGGTGTCAGTGAACTTTTGTTGATGGAGCAAAAAGAGCCAGAGCTTTAAAGGACAGACCTACGGTGGACCCCTGGCCTTACCACTACTATCGCTATGACCCTGCAGAAATCATGTGAGctctctgaacctctgtttcttcatctgtgaaatgggcgtGGCATTGCCCACTTGGCAAGCTTGTATTAGGGACTGGATATAAATCCCCCAGCCTGGGGGGCTGGATGTGTGACAGCTGTTACTATCTCATTATTATTGATTATAGCCTAAACATGAGTCCTATCTGGGTCTTTAGTTAGCACCTGCTGTGTACGATGGATGAGGGGAAAGTTCCTTCTTCaatgctcccctcctccctcaccccctcttcAGGCCCATCACCCAAGCTTGCTTATGGGGTCACTCCCCCAGGCTTGTGGCCACAGAGAGTGGGCGTGGGCTTTCTAAGGTGACCAGAACTCCCTCCCTGGGCTGCTGGATACAGTGGACTAAAGTGCAGGTATGGCTCCAAGACTAGTATGTCCCTTCTGGTTCCTGTCCCTATCCTCCTgagagaggaggtgcagagacaccTGAAAAAGGTGCTGAGAGCCTGGGATTTGGTCCTTGGTCCCAAATCtgtgagaggggaggaggtgtgggagaTGGTCACTGATGTTTCTAAAAGAGAAGCCATGTGGCAAGGTGAGAGGAGCTTGGGAAGCAGACCACACGCCCCTTGCAGCCTCCAGGTCTTTGTCCATGCAGGACTCTGTCAAGGCTGCCCTTTCTACCTTCTCGTAGGGATTTTCCATTACTCAGTGCAAGTGTCCCCATTCCAGGAAGGCTTCTCTAACCCATAGCCAGAAGTGACTGCCACTCACTCACATCCTTTGGTGCCCCTGTACCCCTTGGCCCTCATCTCTGTAGACACTGAGAATCCCCCATCACTTGATGGGCGCAGAGCGTCCGCCCAGACCTGGCACTCAGTAGATGTGCCCTACAGTTTTGCTGAATGAGGGAGGCTTGACTGTATCCTTAGCCCTCCTTCCTGCttggagcctctgtttcctcatctataaaacagatgCGAACTTGGACATGATGTCTGAGGCCCATGTGCACTGATGTACTAGGACCAGGCTGTGATATGGGGTggctggaggtgggagaaggATGGCTTATGGGGGCCTCTTAGTGGTTAGGTGAAGACCAGAGCTCAGCCCCGAGGGTGGCCAATCCCTGCCTCTCTTGAGGGCCACCCACAAGCTCCGTTTCACGGGGAG
This genomic interval carries:
- the RHBDD3 gene encoding rhomboid domain-containing protein 3, encoding MHARGPPGPLSPALPLASSVLMLLLSCLWLVGAGPSLALAPELLLDPWQAHRLLTHVLGHTALPGLLLSLLLLPTLGWWQECHLGTLRFLHASALLALAAGLMGVLLAGLGVPSAAGGCGYMPVHLAMLAGQGYHPRQPQGVLPPWLLPWLLLAVTPVLSSEPPFLQLLCGLLAGLAYAAGAFRWLELSERRLQALQEGILCRALAECWPVRLLPTPGSLAELPVTHPAGVRPPAPGPLYTASPSLWSRSEGSAHLPPGLGPVQLTWEGSSEVGLAWTGPVFPPGTPLWAALDEQMLQEGIQASLLEGPAQCPESPLRLPKSSVSSLRLQQLERMGFPTEQAVVALAATGRVEGAVSLLVEGEVGTEALVTQGRGRPAHPEGPGPP